In Carassius gibelio isolate Cgi1373 ecotype wild population from Czech Republic chromosome B4, carGib1.2-hapl.c, whole genome shotgun sequence, one DNA window encodes the following:
- the prmt8b gene encoding protein arginine N-methyltransferase 8-B isoform X1 — translation MGLRHSSRCLLLRRKMAEAESSEQHQHQQHQQQRISNDPSSQSLQPSPLPKPVTSVHHVPHPPHTPHVSSLSACPGRGKMAKLLNPEEMTSRDYYFDSYAHFGIHEEMLKDEVRTLTYRNSMYHNKHIFKDKIVLDVGSGTGILSMFAAKAGAKHVYGIECSSISEYSEKIIKSNHLDNVITIIKGKVEETELPVDQVDIIISEWMGYCLFYESMLNTVIYARDKWLKPGGFMFPDRATLYVVAIEDRQYKDFKIHWWENVYGFDMTCIRNVAMMEPLVDIVDSKQVVTNSCLIKEVDIYTVKPEDLTFTSAFCLQIQRNDYVHALVTYFNIEFTKCHKKTGFSTAPDAPSTHWKQTVFYLEDYLTVRRGEEILGSITVKPNENNERDLDFTFELDFKGQLCDAAISHDYKMR, via the exons ATGGGACTGAGGCACTCATCGCGGTGCCTGCTCCTGCGGAGAAAGATGGCGGAGGCGGAGAGCTCGGAG CAGCACCAGCATCAGCAGCACCAGCAGCAGCGTATTTCCAATGACCCCTCGTCCCAGTCCTTGCAACCATCTCCACTACCAAAACCAGTGACATCTGTTCATCATGTTCCTCAccccccacacactccacacgtCTCCTCGCTTTCTGCCTGTCCGGGCCGAGGCAAGATGGCCAAGCTACTCAACCCGGAGGAGATGACATCACGAGACTACTACTTTGACTCCTATGCCCACTTTGGAATTCATGAG GAAATGCTAAAGGATGAGGTGAGGACGCTGACCTATAGGAACTCCATGTACCACAATAAACACATCTTTAAAGATAAGATCGTTCTAGATGTGGGCAGTGGAACCGGAATCCTCTCCATGTTTGCTGCCAAGGCAGGAGCCAAGCATGTATATGGG ATTGAATGTTCCAGTATATCAGAGTATTCCGAGAAAATCATCAAGTCAAATCACCTGGACAATG TAATCACCATCATTAAAGGGAAGGTGGAGGAGACTGAACTGCCGGTGGATCAGGTGGACATTATTATTTCAGAGTGGATGGGCTACTGTCTTTTCTACGAGTCCATGCTCAATACTGTCATCTACGCCAGGGACAAATGGCtg AAACCTGGTGGCTTCATGTTTCCAGACAGAGCGACACTGTATGTGGTTGCCATTGAAGATCGGCAATACAAAGACTTCAAAATCCACT GGTGGGAGAACGTCTATGGTTTTGACATGACATGCATTCGGAACGTTGCTATGATGGAGCCCCTGGTGGACATAGTAGATTCTAAACAAGTCGTGACCAACTCCTGCCTCATTAAG GAGGTGGATATCTACACGGTGAAGCCAGAGGATCTGACGTTCACCTCGGCCTTCTGCCTGCAGATCCAGAGGAATGACTATGTTCACGCTCTCGTCACGTACTTCAACATTGAGTTCACCAAGTGTCACAAGAAGACGGGCTTCTCTACAG CCCCCGACGCTCCCAGCACTCACTGGAAGCAGACAGTGTTTTATCTGGAGGATTACTTGACGGTGCGGAGAGGGGAGGAGATCCTGGGCAGCATCACCGTGAAGCCCAATGAGAATAATGAG CGTGACTTGGACTTCACCTTTGAGCTGGATTTCAAAGGACAGCTCTGCGACGCAGCCATCTCTCACGATTACAAGATGCGGTAA
- the prmt8b gene encoding protein arginine N-methyltransferase 8-B isoform X2, which produces MGLRHSSRCLLLRRKMAEAESSEHQHQQHQQQRISNDPSSQSLQPSPLPKPVTSVHHVPHPPHTPHVSSLSACPGRGKMAKLLNPEEMTSRDYYFDSYAHFGIHEEMLKDEVRTLTYRNSMYHNKHIFKDKIVLDVGSGTGILSMFAAKAGAKHVYGIECSSISEYSEKIIKSNHLDNVITIIKGKVEETELPVDQVDIIISEWMGYCLFYESMLNTVIYARDKWLKPGGFMFPDRATLYVVAIEDRQYKDFKIHWWENVYGFDMTCIRNVAMMEPLVDIVDSKQVVTNSCLIKEVDIYTVKPEDLTFTSAFCLQIQRNDYVHALVTYFNIEFTKCHKKTGFSTAPDAPSTHWKQTVFYLEDYLTVRRGEEILGSITVKPNENNERDLDFTFELDFKGQLCDAAISHDYKMR; this is translated from the exons ATGGGACTGAGGCACTCATCGCGGTGCCTGCTCCTGCGGAGAAAGATGGCGGAGGCGGAGAGCTCGGAG CACCAGCATCAGCAGCACCAGCAGCAGCGTATTTCCAATGACCCCTCGTCCCAGTCCTTGCAACCATCTCCACTACCAAAACCAGTGACATCTGTTCATCATGTTCCTCAccccccacacactccacacgtCTCCTCGCTTTCTGCCTGTCCGGGCCGAGGCAAGATGGCCAAGCTACTCAACCCGGAGGAGATGACATCACGAGACTACTACTTTGACTCCTATGCCCACTTTGGAATTCATGAG GAAATGCTAAAGGATGAGGTGAGGACGCTGACCTATAGGAACTCCATGTACCACAATAAACACATCTTTAAAGATAAGATCGTTCTAGATGTGGGCAGTGGAACCGGAATCCTCTCCATGTTTGCTGCCAAGGCAGGAGCCAAGCATGTATATGGG ATTGAATGTTCCAGTATATCAGAGTATTCCGAGAAAATCATCAAGTCAAATCACCTGGACAATG TAATCACCATCATTAAAGGGAAGGTGGAGGAGACTGAACTGCCGGTGGATCAGGTGGACATTATTATTTCAGAGTGGATGGGCTACTGTCTTTTCTACGAGTCCATGCTCAATACTGTCATCTACGCCAGGGACAAATGGCtg AAACCTGGTGGCTTCATGTTTCCAGACAGAGCGACACTGTATGTGGTTGCCATTGAAGATCGGCAATACAAAGACTTCAAAATCCACT GGTGGGAGAACGTCTATGGTTTTGACATGACATGCATTCGGAACGTTGCTATGATGGAGCCCCTGGTGGACATAGTAGATTCTAAACAAGTCGTGACCAACTCCTGCCTCATTAAG GAGGTGGATATCTACACGGTGAAGCCAGAGGATCTGACGTTCACCTCGGCCTTCTGCCTGCAGATCCAGAGGAATGACTATGTTCACGCTCTCGTCACGTACTTCAACATTGAGTTCACCAAGTGTCACAAGAAGACGGGCTTCTCTACAG CCCCCGACGCTCCCAGCACTCACTGGAAGCAGACAGTGTTTTATCTGGAGGATTACTTGACGGTGCGGAGAGGGGAGGAGATCCTGGGCAGCATCACCGTGAAGCCCAATGAGAATAATGAG CGTGACTTGGACTTCACCTTTGAGCTGGATTTCAAAGGACAGCTCTGCGACGCAGCCATCTCTCACGATTACAAGATGCGGTAA